From the genome of Kwoniella bestiolae CBS 10118 chromosome 5, complete sequence, one region includes:
- a CDS encoding haloacid dehalogenase, type II, whose protein sequence is MTLTVCFDALGTCFTLHNIIGAVDKQYGEELAKKGLGSKGFVLDWFHSAQRDYTYLSLISPPPPPIASILKTSLPSSLSSALSIQPPSSSDLESITSLLSSLPPSPTLKEAFSHLSQNGAKIAIVTNGAKSTTEGYASKAGVAEYVEKVISCDDVGYAKPHKEVYDAANKLCVELEDGKKGERWFVAAHLWDLAAAKQAGFKTGLVLSDFPEELVDNDEQDESLKEWYKTYGGRPDIVGKTLMEVAQAIIKSS, encoded by the exons ATGACACTTACAGTTTGCTTCGACGCTCTCGGTACCTGTTTCACTCTACATAATATCATCGGTGCCGTCGACAAGCAGTACGGAGAAGAATTAGCAAAGAAGGGGTTGGGAAGCAAGGGATTCGTGTTGGATTGG TTTCATTCCGCTCAGAGGGACTATACA TATCTATCCCTAatctccccaccacctcctccgaTAGCCTCTATCCTCAAGacttctctcccttcatctctttcttcggCACTCTCTATACAGCCACCCAGCTCTTCAGATCTGGAAAGTATCACTTCTCTTCtatcctcccttccaccctcaccaACACTGAAAGAAGCGTTCAGTCATCTATCGCAGAACGGAGCGAAAATAGCAATCGTAACCAACGGAGCTAAGTCCACGACAGAAGGATATGCCTCTAAAGCTGGTGTTGCAGAATATGTAGAGAAGGTGATAAGCTGCGATGATGTGGGGTATGCTAAGCCCCATAAAGAGGTTTACGATGCGGCGAATAAGCTGTgtgttgagcttgaagatggtaagaagggggagagatGGTTCGTTGCTGCTCATTTGTGGGATCTAGCGGCTGCCAAGCAAGCTGG GTTCAAGACCGGTCTGGTGCTCTCCGACTTCCCCGAGGAACTGGTAGATAATGACGAGCAAGATGAAAGTCTCAAGGAATGGTATAAGACATACGGCGGAAGACCAGATATAGTCGGCAAGACTTTAATGGAGGTTGCTCAAGCCATCATCAAGAGCTCCTAG